From Marivirga harenae, one genomic window encodes:
- a CDS encoding START domain-containing protein, whose product MNIQTLVLSIVFAGNSISVLSQTAWEVDLSEDDIIVYTRFEEDSEFKSFKAFMLIEASPNEIVEVLENANNYTEWYGFTKTANVLDQGNGIQYNYVETIFPWPYNNRDMVYKMVIDNVNSKEVFISLEGIPDYLPEKKGIVRMRKAKGFIKLKSSGKYTELTYQFHSEPGENIPVWLANISIAELPFTTLTGLRKILAED is encoded by the coding sequence ATGAATATACAGACACTCGTTCTATCTATAGTCTTTGCGGGAAATTCAATTTCGGTGCTTTCTCAAACCGCCTGGGAAGTGGACTTGTCTGAAGACGATATTATCGTATACACTAGATTTGAGGAGGATTCAGAATTCAAATCGTTCAAAGCTTTTATGCTGATTGAGGCATCGCCAAATGAAATAGTGGAAGTATTGGAAAATGCTAATAACTACACCGAATGGTATGGTTTCACGAAAACAGCAAACGTGCTTGATCAGGGAAATGGCATCCAGTACAATTACGTAGAGACTATTTTTCCGTGGCCTTACAACAATAGAGATATGGTTTACAAAATGGTCATCGATAATGTTAACTCTAAAGAGGTGTTCATATCCCTGGAAGGAATTCCTGATTATCTTCCCGAAAAAAAAGGAATTGTTCGAATGAGGAAGGCGAAGGGCTTTATAAAATTAAAATCTTCAGGAAAATACACGGAGTTAACCTATCAATTTCATTCTGAGCCTGGCGAAAACATTCCGGTTTGGCTTGCTAACATTTCAATTGCTGAACTACCTTTCACAACCTTAACTGGTCTGAGAAAAATACTTGCAGAGGATTAA
- a CDS encoding Crp/Fnr family transcriptional regulator, with amino-acid sequence MRNLIAFFSNVIPLSEEAISLMKDLFVPAELKKGEYFIRKGQYAKEIAFLESGIVRAYYINNEGKEYNKTFFSAPSIIGSYASLISKQKNEVAQQALTDCKLWKASFGRIEELSAGNFEVERLRRIIAERYFLSNEKKEIEMALLDAEKRYVILQQEYPGIEQQIAQYHIAAYLGISATQLSRIRKSMSQH; translated from the coding sequence ATGAGAAATTTAATTGCATTCTTTAGTAATGTCATACCCCTTTCAGAGGAGGCTATCAGTCTGATGAAAGATCTATTCGTCCCTGCAGAATTAAAAAAAGGAGAATACTTCATACGAAAAGGACAGTATGCGAAAGAAATTGCGTTTTTGGAGTCCGGTATCGTTCGAGCATATTACATTAATAATGAAGGTAAAGAGTATAATAAAACATTTTTTTCAGCCCCATCGATTATTGGTTCCTATGCTTCTCTTATCAGTAAACAGAAAAATGAAGTAGCTCAGCAAGCCCTCACGGATTGTAAACTTTGGAAAGCTTCCTTTGGTCGAATCGAAGAATTGTCTGCAGGCAATTTTGAAGTTGAAAGGCTTAGAAGAATCATCGCAGAAAGATATTTTTTAAGTAATGAGAAAAAAGAAATTGAGATGGCCTTGCTGGATGCTGAAAAACGCTATGTAATTCTTCAGCAGGAGTATCCAGGAATCGAACAGCAAATAGCACAGTATCATATAGCAGCATACTTGGGCATCAGTGCAACCCAACTTAGCCGGATCAGAAAATCCATGTCGCAGCACTGA